A section of the Flavobacterium sp. CG_23.5 genome encodes:
- the pta gene encoding phosphate acetyltransferase → MNKAIYIATSEPNSGKSIITLGLMSMLIGKTAKVGYFRPIIEDFEDGKIDNHIETVISHFGLDIAFEDAFAITKSKLIKKKNKGKIGEVLDLIIDKYKRLEEQFDFVLVEGTSFSGEGTVIELDMNVLIAKNLGIPTIIVGSGVGKTLEELIDSLYLAYDSFKVKDVEVLAVIANKVQPENIKLVTDGLKASLPKDILVNAIPIISSLNNPTIKEIVDELEAKVLFGGEFLNNEIGNFSVGAMQLHNYLLHLKENALVITPGDRADIILGALQANESANYPTISGIVLTGNILPDDSILKLIEGLTSIVPIISVEGGTYSITNKIGNIKSQIYADNKQKIETSINTFEKYVDLDNLAKKLSSFEAEGMTPKMFQYNLVKRAKKHRKHIVLPEGNDERIIIAAARLLAMDVVDISILGNKKQIENKVAELGIAFDFSKVKIINPIQSENYEDYVNTYYELRKNKKVTLAMAKDLMEDGSYFGTMMVYKGHADGMVSGAAHTTQHTILPALQFIKTKPNSSVVSSIFFMCLEDRVSVFGDCAINPNPTAEQLAEIAISSADSSLAFGLEPKIAMLSYSSGSSGKGDEVDKVRTATEIVRKKRPDLKIEGPIQYDAAVDMEVGKSKMPNSEVAGQASVLIFPDLNTGNNTYKAVQRETGALAIGPMLQGLNKPVNDLSRGCTVDDIINTVVITAIQAQGL, encoded by the coding sequence ATGAACAAAGCCATATATATTGCAACCTCTGAACCTAATAGTGGAAAGTCAATTATTACTTTAGGTTTAATGAGTATGCTTATTGGTAAAACAGCTAAAGTGGGCTATTTTCGACCAATAATAGAAGATTTTGAGGATGGTAAAATAGACAATCATATTGAAACCGTAATCTCTCATTTTGGTTTGGATATTGCATTTGAAGATGCATTTGCAATTACTAAAAGCAAGCTAATCAAAAAGAAAAACAAAGGTAAAATAGGAGAAGTCCTTGATTTGATCATTGATAAATACAAACGACTGGAAGAACAATTTGATTTTGTTTTGGTTGAGGGAACTAGCTTTAGCGGTGAAGGAACGGTTATCGAACTCGATATGAATGTTCTTATAGCCAAAAATCTGGGTATTCCAACTATAATTGTGGGCTCAGGAGTTGGTAAAACATTAGAGGAATTAATCGATAGTCTTTATTTGGCGTATGATTCTTTTAAAGTAAAGGACGTCGAAGTACTGGCTGTTATTGCCAATAAAGTACAACCCGAAAATATCAAATTAGTTACGGATGGATTAAAAGCAAGTTTACCAAAAGATATTCTCGTGAATGCCATTCCGATAATTTCTAGTTTGAACAATCCGACCATTAAAGAAATTGTAGATGAACTCGAGGCAAAAGTGTTATTTGGTGGCGAATTCTTAAATAATGAAATTGGGAATTTTAGTGTTGGAGCAATGCAGTTACACAACTACTTGTTACACTTAAAAGAAAATGCTTTGGTGATAACTCCTGGTGACAGGGCTGATATTATATTGGGTGCATTGCAAGCCAATGAATCTGCAAATTATCCGACGATTTCAGGAATAGTACTCACAGGTAATATATTGCCTGATGACAGTATTCTCAAATTAATTGAAGGATTGACCAGTATTGTTCCTATTATTTCTGTTGAAGGAGGAACATATAGCATTACTAATAAAATAGGGAATATAAAATCTCAGATTTATGCTGACAATAAGCAGAAAATTGAAACTTCAATAAATACTTTCGAGAAGTATGTTGACTTGGATAATTTAGCTAAAAAATTAAGCTCTTTTGAAGCGGAAGGGATGACTCCAAAAATGTTTCAATACAATCTAGTAAAAAGAGCAAAAAAGCACAGAAAGCATATCGTTTTGCCCGAAGGGAATGATGAAAGAATTATTATTGCTGCTGCACGTTTGTTAGCAATGGATGTTGTTGATATATCGATTCTGGGAAATAAAAAACAAATAGAAAATAAGGTTGCAGAGTTGGGTATTGCTTTTGACTTTTCGAAAGTAAAAATCATCAATCCGATTCAATCTGAGAATTATGAAGATTACGTAAATACCTATTATGAGTTGCGTAAGAATAAGAAAGTAACATTGGCTATGGCCAAAGATTTAATGGAAGATGGTTCTTATTTTGGAACAATGATGGTGTATAAAGGCCACGCTGACGGTATGGTTTCAGGGGCGGCGCATACCACACAGCATACGATTTTACCAGCATTGCAATTCATTAAAACAAAACCAAATTCATCCGTAGTCTCTTCTATATTTTTCATGTGTTTAGAAGACCGGGTTTCTGTTTTTGGGGATTGTGCTATTAATCCTAATCCTACCGCAGAACAATTGGCGGAAATAGCCATTTCATCTGCTGATTCGAGTTTGGCTTTTGGTTTAGAACCAAAAATAGCGATGCTTTCGTATTCTTCTGGATCGTCTGGAAAAGGAGACGAAGTAGATAAGGTAAGAACAGCAACTGAAATAGTTAGAAAAAAACGTCCCGATTTAAAAATCGAAGGTCCTATTCAATATGACGCTGCCGTAGATATGGAAGTGGGAAAAAGCAAAATGCCAAATTCAGAAGTGGCAGGACAAGCAAGCGTTTTAATTTTCCCAGATTTAAACACAGGAAATAACACATACAAAGCGGTGCAAAGAGAAACGGGAGCATTGGCAATTGGTCCTATGTTACAAGGGTTAAATAAACCTGTTAACGATTTAAGTCGTGGTTGTACGGTTGATGATATTATAAACACAGTCGTGATTACCGCGATTCAAGCACAAGGATTGTAA
- a CDS encoding bacteriorhodopsin-like — MTNSMFITMLVAKLSPTDYVGFTFFVGCMAMMAASAFFFLSLNQFDKKWRTSVLVSGLITFIAAVHYFYMRDYWASFGESPTFFRYVDWVLTVPLMCVEFYLILKIAGAKQSLLWKMIIYSLIMLVTGYFGEAVNPENAQIWGLVSGIAYFAIVYEIWLGQASKLAAAAGGNVLASHKILCWFVLVGWAIYPLGYMLGTDGWYTGILGKGSVDVAYNIADAINKIGFGLVVYNLAVKSQAN, encoded by the coding sequence ATGACAAATTCTATGTTTATTACTATGTTGGTTGCAAAATTATCTCCTACAGATTATGTAGGATTTACTTTTTTCGTTGGTTGTATGGCTATGATGGCCGCATCAGCATTTTTCTTTTTATCACTGAACCAATTTGACAAAAAGTGGCGTACTTCAGTCTTAGTTTCTGGTTTAATTACTTTTATTGCCGCAGTACATTATTTTTACATGAGAGATTATTGGGCTTCGTTTGGAGAATCACCTACTTTCTTTCGTTATGTTGACTGGGTTTTAACGGTGCCATTAATGTGTGTTGAGTTCTATTTGATATTAAAAATAGCAGGAGCTAAACAATCATTGTTATGGAAAATGATTATCTATTCATTAATAATGTTAGTTACGGGTTACTTTGGTGAAGCCGTAAATCCAGAAAATGCTCAAATTTGGGGATTAGTATCTGGAATAGCTTATTTCGCTATTGTTTACGAAATATGGTTAGGGCAAGCTTCTAAATTAGCTGCCGCTGCAGGAGGAAATGTTCTTGCCTCACACAAAATATTATGTTGGTTTGTACTTGTAGGTTGGGCAATTTACCCATTAGGATACATGTTAGGAACTGATGGATGGTACACGGGAATCCTTGGAAAAGGAAGCGTAGATGTCGCTTACAATATTGCTGATGCCATTAATAAAATTGGTTTTGGATTAGTAGTCTATAATTTAGCAGTAAAATCACAAGCTAACTAA
- the corA gene encoding magnesium/cobalt transporter CorA: MRKIKYKKGRKLQPFNLEYTGIHKQHESEMQLFVFDNFDLTEYEDFKVSDLDKYINTQKMNWLNIHGLNNIELIKAIGGYFEIDDLMLADILNTTRRTKLEELSDILFFNIKSLLPAGDSDNISVEQISFLIKDGILISFQEKRSDFFMHIRERIRTHSGIVRTKKVDYLLYILLDAIMENFYITIENEEDKVEDLINLSKRSADPIILERIEKHRDNFNFVKRSIIPLRDSLYDIKSIKDDNVFNAMEMDNFSFFARLHQKSLELLEQIDSDMGSLESASNFFFSAQTHKMNEIMKTLTIVSAIFIPLTFIVGVYGMNFEFMPELHYRNGYYTIIGIMISLGIAMIFYFKKRKWF, translated from the coding sequence ATGAGAAAAATTAAGTACAAGAAAGGCAGAAAATTGCAGCCTTTTAATTTGGAATATACCGGAATTCACAAGCAGCATGAGTCAGAAATGCAGTTGTTTGTTTTTGACAATTTTGATTTGACAGAATATGAGGATTTTAAAGTTTCGGATCTGGATAAATATATCAATACTCAAAAAATGAATTGGCTGAATATTCATGGTTTAAATAATATTGAGCTAATAAAAGCGATTGGTGGTTATTTTGAAATAGATGATTTGATGCTTGCCGATATTTTAAATACGACTAGAAGAACAAAACTGGAAGAACTGTCCGACATCTTATTTTTTAATATAAAATCACTTCTGCCGGCTGGAGATTCCGACAATATCAGTGTGGAACAAATCAGTTTTTTGATAAAGGATGGTATTTTAATTTCTTTTCAAGAAAAGCGCAGTGATTTTTTCATGCATATCAGAGAACGAATTCGCACGCATTCAGGAATTGTTAGAACAAAAAAAGTCGATTATCTGTTGTACATCCTTTTGGATGCTATCATGGAAAATTTTTATATTACTATTGAAAATGAAGAAGACAAAGTAGAAGACCTAATTAACCTTTCGAAACGAAGTGCTGACCCCATTATTTTAGAGAGAATTGAAAAACACAGAGATAATTTTAATTTTGTTAAAAGATCCATTATTCCTTTGAGAGATTCTTTGTACGATATAAAAAGTATAAAAGATGACAATGTCTTTAATGCTATGGAAATGGATAATTTTAGTTTTTTTGCTCGATTGCATCAAAAAAGTTTAGAGCTGTTAGAACAAATTGATTCGGATATGGGATCATTAGAAAGTGCTTCTAATTTCTTTTTTTCGGCGCAAACGCATAAGATGAACGAGATTATGAAAACGCTGACTATTGTCTCCGCCATATTTATTCCGCTGACATTTATTGTGGGAGTTTATGGAATGAATTTTGAGTTTATGCCGGAGCTGCATTATCGAAATGGATATTATACCATTATTGGTATTATGATTTCTTTAGGAATTGCAATGATCTTTTATTTTAAAAAGCGAAAGTGGTTTTGA